Part of the Hemibagrus wyckioides isolate EC202008001 linkage group LG09, SWU_Hwy_1.0, whole genome shotgun sequence genome, AAGAGTAAATTGCAATGACATTTGGACGGCAGTATAATAGCTGATGAAATGTGGAGAATACCTCCTTATGCAGACTATTCTTTCCTCTTATCTAGTGTGTAGCATATGTTGAGAGGATCCAAGTCCTGCTCCTTTGTAGCCCGTACAGTAGAATCGATGAATGAATCTTAAGAGCGGGACTCACTATGTCAGCGGCTGTTATCAAGGTGACTGTGTCTCCAAGCAGATGACAAGCTCAGACTCCTGGGAAAGAAATCAAGCACAGGCTGAgcaaaacatacacagaaaccccaacacacacacactaaactgaaTTAATGCTTGTCCAGAGAGCTGAATGATGTTCACGCAGGTACATTTTCAATGCAGAGCTCAATGGCAGTTGAACCTATATTGTTTTAAACCGAGTCTCAAGCATAAGGCATGACATTAAAAAGGTTTTGGGaaaggttttaaaaatattttcctacACTAGAGGAGTCTGAAGGCTCAGTATTATGCCTCTTGGGCAGCTCCTCCTTCTCTGGTGATTTGGTTTTGATGGACATGTTGTGCCACTTCTTTCTAGAAAGGAGGTCAACATTTATACTCAAAAGCATGCAACATCAATGTGACAGTGAATCCTTGGCATATATCATCTCCAAAGCAGTTGACATGCGAGAGAGCAAGCACTGAGCAATAACGTATGAATTGTGATGTGGTGAATCTACACAGGCAATAAAACCGTTCAAGGCTCTTCAGCTGAATGCTGGATTATGTACCTGTGCCCCAAACACTTCCCCTTGGCTTTGCTCTCTTTAGCGGGTGCCGAGCCAGAGGCCTGATCTGCAAGCTCCCTCAGGAAGTCGAACAGCTTCTCAGACTCAATGCACTGTTTCCTGTAGGATATATGAAAGGTGGTGACATGAAGTAAGTGCATGGATGAGGAAGATTTCACTTTGCACACACCCACAGGCAAAAAGGAAAAGCAGAACAATGGTTAAATTGATTGTAAATCTAGTATGAGATATTTTAACCACTTACATGTGGTTGATGGACATGACTCTGCTGTTCTTGGACTGAGTGATTAAGCTGGTCTTGGTGAGCAGTGAGATCAAGAACATTTCCAGAGCTTTAGCTTAGCATCAAGTCAAGGAATATATTGCAGAGTTCACACCTTTCCCCTTTCTAATTAACAATCATTAGCATTGAGTAGATAAACAGCAAACAGTGCTCTGAAAGGATACATATAATGACCGGAACAGCAGTGGCCATTCTGCCCACCTCCGTGTCTTTCTGCATGATTTTCTTAATGCGACCCTGCTTGAGAGTGGAGCACAGGCTGGCTCAGTTCACGCACAGAAAAACTTCTTAATTATCAAGAAACCTCGGGTTTTACTCACGGGTGGAAAACGAAcgttgtattttcttttctgtccaGGCATTTCGGTCCTTTAAATACCCGTTTGCGGGTTACATTTTGACGAATTTGACAGTTTTGTGTTAGGCGTTCCATTTGTTTACCTTTCACAGGAAGTCCAGCTTCTCAAGTGAAGAAAGCCGAGAAGTGGAGGTGATCAAGACggaggccacgcccacaaactcCAGCCTACGTCATCAATCGTATTTTTCGTATTTTTAATagtatcaattttttttttctgttaggtgactaaaaatagataaatacatCTGTGAATCCGGACACAATAAATGTCTTGTTTCTATAAATTAAATCCTTTTTttcctaatttatttatttatttatttatttatttatttacattttgtcttAATGATATGCAAAGCTATGTAGTcacatgcatttaaatgttTACAATTTTAGGCATTTTGGATTATATTTTACCATTTTAATTCTATGACATAAAGGCATTAAGGAAGAATttaattatatatcatttataaaatattttttaaagtctatatatatatatatatatatatatatatatatatatatatatatatatatggcctAGATCAGTGACTTTTAAAGGGAAACACAGTGTTTTGTGattgattttttgtttgtttgtttatttgtttttgttttttgaaaatGGAAATCACTACTGTTATCAAACATATGTTATATTGAGGTATTCTGGCTATTAGGTTTGATTGGCTCCTTCAAATGAATTGATTTTATCCAGACCTCAATAACTCAATAACATTTAGGCCTGTAAATAATGTCAGCTTGAACATTTaatttgcactaggttgcacacatACACTTCATGTGGCTAGGTTTAACTTACTTTTTAGTCATTagctctgttttattttatgtaagctctgtgttttcatgtagcaccatggtcctggaggaacgctgtttcatttcactgtgtactgctttagctatatacactatattggcaaacgttttgggacacccctccaaatcattgaattcaggtgcataccaagacattttagacaatttcatgctctcaactttgtgggaaccaTTTGTGGatggctccttcctgttccaacatgactgtgcaacagtgcacaaagcaaggtccataaagacatggatgagagagtttggtgtggaggaacttgactaacctcaacccgatagaagacctttgggataaattagagcggagactgcgagccaggccttctagcccaacatcagtgcctgacttcacaaatagaggaatggtcaaaaattcccataaacacactcctaaaccttgtggaaagatttggaggggtgtcccaaaacctttggcaatatagtgtatggttgaaatggcaataaaagctccttgacttgacttgaacgtgtgtgttttttttatgtcactAATGTCAGCTTGAACGGCCCAAAGTTCAAAAATAGCTACAAAAATGCAGGGTATATTACTGAACTATTAATAATGTTTTGATATGTAAAGCAGTCTAGTTCCATACCTTTTTTAAGTGCTATTAATAGATGTCAAATCAAGTGAACACCACCAGAGGGCAAAATAACTACAGCAGGATTATTAATCAGGCAGTGGTGAAATGACAAAATCTGGATTTTAGGAAACGGCGACATCTAGCGGTGATCAGCTGAAATACAATTAAGACCTTGATGCGTTTAAGACCTACATCAGCTGATGACGTGTGCGCGAGATAGTGCGTTTGGAAATTAAGATTTTATTGGAATACATGAACTCCTTTAGGGCTACCGTTTCCTTAAAGAGATTGAAGATGATTAAAGATGCAATTAGTTACAATATAGATCAGATTATATAACACCCTTTAATTAACACTCCTGATACTATGACAGTGGTGCTGATGAAAGCTAATGTTTTGTAACTGCAGAGGAAGGACAGCTAGTGCTTGTGTGTAAGACATCTAAAATAGACACAGTCACCAGTACCCTAAGGGGATATATTTACTCCCATGAGTTGTCATGGCACAAGTTGGCCCGTGGTAGCAGGtggtagtgtgtaactgtgactGCAAATCAGGGGGTCTGGTTTTGACGAGGCTGGTTTATggaaatgagtgtga contains:
- the LOC131359380 gene encoding dr1-associated corepressor isoform X1 yields the protein MPGQKRKYNVRFPPGRIKKIMQKDTEVGRMATAVPVIISKALEMFLISLLTKTSLITQSKNSRVMSINHMKQCIESEKLFDFLRELADQASGSAPAKESKAKGKCLGHRKKWHNMSIKTKSPEKEELPKRHNTEPSDSSSESELVICLETQSP
- the LOC131359380 gene encoding dr1-associated corepressor isoform X3, giving the protein MPGQKRKYNVRFPPGRIKKIMQKDTEVGRMATAVPVIISKALEMFLISLLTKTSLITQSKNSRVMSINHMKQCIESEKLFDFLRELADQASGSAPAKESKAKGKCLGHRSLSLSSAWRHSHLDNSR
- the LOC131359380 gene encoding dr1-associated corepressor isoform X2 produces the protein MPGQKRKYNVRFPPGRIKKIMQKDTEVGRMATAVPVIISKALEMFLISLLTKTSLITQSKNSRVMSINHMKQCIESEKLFDFLRELADQASGSAPAKESKAKGKCLGHRSGTTCPSKPNHQRRRSCPRGIILSLQTPLV